One genomic segment of Cydia splendana chromosome 5, ilCydSple1.2, whole genome shotgun sequence includes these proteins:
- the LOC134790719 gene encoding sodium leak channel NALCN isoform X2, translated as MLGRKQSLKGEPVLADYGPEESLNESADIEWVNKLWVRRILRLCALTSLVSVSLNTPKSFEKYPSLQTITFAVDCCVTLFFTAEMIAKMHIRGILKGDVAYLKDHWCQFDATMVFFLWVSVLLQMFELTLIVPRYSYLSILRAPRPLIMIRFLRVFLKFSMPKSRINQIFKRSSQQIYNVTLFFLFFMSLYSLLGVQFFGELTHHCVRNTTSPNHITINSLAIPDTFCSPDPDSGYQCPKGMKCMKLNLSKYIQGFQGFEEFVTSLFTVYQASSQEGWVFIMYRAIDSLPTWRSALYFSTMIFFLAWLVKNVFIAVITETFNEIRVQFQQMWGVRNPITKGSTTQFFTGDDNCWKLVTIDENKHSGTAPEIFHKMLRSAYFRLLVMGVVLANGIITATMNFKHDGNPREFFYEKYYYIEIAFTIFLDLEALIKIWCLGWKGYFKHSVHKFELLLATGTTIHIIPQLYMSGFTYFQVLRIVRLIKASPLLEGFVYKIFGPGKKLGSLIIFTMCLLIISSSISMQLFCFLCEFTKFEAFPEAFMSMFQILTQEAWVEVMDETMVRTSQTLTPLVAIYFILYHLFVTLIVLSLFVAVILDNLELDEDIKKLKQLRYRQQSAEIKETLPFRLRIFEKFPDSPQMTKLHKVPGDFNLPKVRESFMRQFVCEELEEEATGAPLKPRAPNGDESRRAYVGADKISFPYRKRCLVKTLVVAPPSQRPSSALRRHVVASIIEDSNNHRMVLGDSAMLATGGKAGLKSQGTISSAKQLRVDQKKFGSRSIRRSVRSGSIKLKQTYEHLLENGDIGAASRVVPSSRARPPYLDIRLLQAKRQQAEMRRNQREEDLRENHPLFDTPLLIVPRESSFRKICRAIVDARYDARLRDPVTGNERKVHYKSFHNFLGLVTYLDWVMIMVTTLSCFSMMFETPTYRVMENFVLQIAEYGFVIFMSFELALKILADGLFFTPKAYLKDAAAVLDVFIYIVSLTFLCWMPRRVPPGSAAQMLMILRCVRPLRIFTLVPHMRKVVYELCRGFKEILLVSTLLILLMFVFASYGVQLYGGRLARCNDPTILERENCVGVFMRRVFVTKMKIRPGPNETFPSMLVPRVWANPKRFNFDNIGDALLTLFEVLSFKGWLDVRDVLIKALGPMHAIYIHVYIFLGCMIGLTLFVGVVIANYSENKGTALLTVDQRRWCDLKKRLKIAQPLHLPPRPDGRKVRAFAYDVTQHIIFKRFIAIVVLINSGLLVVTWSRDSSLTEQLALVSALLTLVFVTEVLLKTVAFTPRGYWQSRRNRYDLLVTVAGCIWVFMHFTLKNDLSYFVGFMVVILRFFTITGKHTTLKMLMLTVGVSVCKSFFIIFGMFLLVFFYALAGTIVFGNVKYGEGIGRRANFNSPIHSVAMLFRIVTGEDWNKIMHDCMVAPPYCTPADNYWETDCGNFTASLAYFCTFYVIITYIVLNLLVAIIMENFSLFYSNEEDALLSYADIRNFQNTWNIVDVHQKGVIPVRKVKFILRLLKGRLECDTHKERLLFKYMCYELERLHNGEDVTFHDVINMLSYRTVDIRKSLQMEELLAREEFEFLIEEEVAKQTIRTWLEGCLKKIRANSSKQQTSLIAGLRKTNEQVVDMAEKLEKEKQEAEAQASANAGRTEITESTSQPAISNITSSFDSQPKRSSTKQPFKRPGLPSIAILPRPESPESKKRYLQPTLSDPHPALNKKSPPLVKSNTRPAQAHNSPLAARAEQPALSDVHSWWGAQLARHALQDLD; from the exons ATGCTAGGCAGAAAACAAAGTCTTAAAGGGGAACCAGTCCTCGCGGACTACGGTCCCGAAGAGTCCCTTAATGAAAGCGCTGACATAGAATGGGTAAATAAG cTATGGGTGAGAAGAATTTTAAGACTTTGTGCTCTAACGAGTCTAGTATCTGTATCACTGAATACTCCCAAATCATttgaaaaatatccttcacTTCAAACAATTACTTTTGCTGTAGACTGCTGTGTGACTCTATTTTTCACTGCAGAAATGATTGCCAAAATGCACATAAGAGGAATACTTAAG GGAGATGTAGCCTATTTGAAAGATCACTGGTGCCAGTTTGATGCAACAATGGTGTTTTTCTTGTGGGTATCTGTTTTACTGCAAATGTTTGAGTTGACATTGATTGTGCCAAGATACAGCTACCTCAGCATTTTGAGGGCACCCAGGCCATTAATCATGATAAGATTTCTGAGAGTATTCTTGAAATTTTCTATGCCAAAATCAAGAATTAATCAgatatttaa GAGATCAAGCCAGCAGATTTATAATGTGACATTGTTCTTCCTCTTCTTCATGTCACTGTACAGTTTGCTGGGGGTGCAATTTTTTGGAGAACTCACCCATCACTGTGTCAGAAACACAACTAGTCCTAA TCATATAACAATAAACTCTCTAGCCATTCCGGATACATTTTGTTCACCTGATCCTGATTCTGGCTACCAGTGTCCTAAAGGAATGAAGTGTATGAAACTTAACTTGTCCAAATACATCCAGGGATTCCAAGGATTTGAGGAATTTG tgACAAGTTTGTTTACGGTGTACCAGGCATCTTCTCAGGAGGGATGGGTCTTTATTATGTACCGAGCCATTGACTCGTTGCCAACATGGAGGTCTGCTCTTTATTTTAG CACCATGATCTTCTTCTTAGCCTGGTTAGTGAAGAACGTCTTCATAGCCGTGATTACTGAAACTTTCAACGAGATACGAGTTCAGTTCCAGCAAATGTGGGGGGTGAGGAACCCGATAACGAAGGGAAGCACCACACAGTTCTTCACTGGGGATGATAACTGCTGGAAACTGGTCACTATTGATGAAAATAAACATTCAG GCACGGCTCCAGAAATTTTTCACAAAATGTTAAGATCAGCGTATTTTCGACTGCTAGTTATGGGCGTGGTGCTAGCTAATGGCATTATAACGGCTACTATGAATTTCAAACACGATGGCAATCCAAGAGAATTTTTCTATGAGAAATACTACTATATTGAG ATTGCGTTTACTATATTCTTGGATTTAgaggcactgattaaaatatgGTGCCTGGGTTGGAAAGGCTACTTTAAACATTCTGTCCACAAATTTGAACTTCTATTGGCTACAGGAACGACAATTCACATAATACCCCAGCTCTACATGTCAGGCTTTACGTACTTTCAG GTTCTACGAATTGTAAGATTAATTAAAGCGTCGCCGTTATTGGAAGGATTTGTCTACAAGATATTTGGACCTGGAAAAAAATTAGGAAGTCTCATAATTTTCACAATGTGTTTGCTAATTATTAGTTCTTCAATCTCAATGCAGTTATTCTGTTTCTTGTGCGAATTTACAAAGTTTGAGGCTTTTCCCGAG GCTTTTATGTCTATGTTCCAAATATTGACCCAAGAAGCGTGGGTAGAAGTAATGGATGAAACCATGGTTCGGACAAGTCAGACATTGACTCCTTTGGTGGCTATTTACTTCATTTTATACCATCTTTTTGTCACATTG ATCGTGCTTTCGCTTTTCGTAGCAGTAATCTTGGACAACTTGGAGTTAGACGAGGATATAAAGAAATTGAAACAGCTGAGATATCGTCAACAGAGTGCAGAGATAAAAGAGACCTTGCCATTTCGTCTAAGAATCTTTGAGAAATTTCCTGACAGCCCGCAAATGACAAAGCTGCATAAAGTACCTGGAGACTTCAATTTGCCaaag GTTCGCGAGTCGTTTATGCGCCAGTTCGTATGCGAAGAGCTCGAGGAAGAAGCCACGGGAGCGCCGCTGAAGCCACGTGCGCCGAACGGCGACGAGTCGCGCCGCGCGTACGTCGGCGCCGACAAGATCTCCTTCCCGTACCGCAAGCGATGTCTGGTTAAGACGCTTGTGGTAGCTCCTCCTTCGCAGCGACCCAGCTCGGCTCTGAGGCGGCATGTTGTCGCTTCTATTATAGA AGATTCGAACAATCATCGCATGGTTCTAGGAGATTCCGCTATGTTGGCGACGGGAGGCAAAGCGGGACTAAAGTCACAAGGAACCATTTCTAGTGCGAAACAGTTGCGGGTGGATCAAAAGAA GTTTGGGTCGCGATCCATAAGGCGGTCTGTGCGCAGTGGCTCCATCAAGCTAAAGCAGACGTACGAGCACTTGCTCGAGAACGGTGACATAGGCGCCGCGTCCCGCGTCGTGCCCTCATCGCGCGCGCGCCCTCCATACCTCGACATTCGTCTGCTGCAGGCCAAGCGACAGCAGGCAGAGATGAGAAG GAATCAGCGAGAAGAAGATCTCCGCGAAAACCATCCCTTGTTTGACACGCCGCTGTTAATAGTGCCGAGAGAGTCGAGCTTCAGAAAAATCTGCCGAGCCATTGTGGACGCGCGGTACGATGCTCGCTTGCGAGATCCCGTCACTGGGAATGAGAGGAAGGTGCACTACAAGAGTTTTCA TAATTTCCTGGGATTAGTGACTTATCTGGACTGGGTAATGATCATGGTCACTACTCTGTCATGCTTTTCTATGATGTTTGAGACACCCACCTACAGGGTTATGGAAAATTTCGTTCTACAG attgCAGAATACGGATTTGTAATATTCATGAGTTTCGAGTTGGCACTAAAAATCTTAGCCGACGGTTTATTCTTTACTCCGAAAGCGTATCTCAAAGACGCGGCAGCAGTTCTGGATGTTTTCATTTACATT GTATCGCTGACGTTCCTGTGCTGGATGCCGCGTCGCGTGCCGCCGGGTTCGGCGGCCCAGATGCTGATGATCCTGCGCTGCGTGCGTCCCCTCCGTATCTTCACGCTCGTGCCACACATGCGCAAAGTTGTCTACGAGCTGTGTCGCGGCTTCAAGGAGATTCTCCTG GTATCAACGCTTCTTATACTACTGATGTTTGTGTTTGCTAGTTACGGCGTTCAACTATACGGAGGAAG GTTGGCGCGATGCAACGACCCCACGATTTTAGAACGAGAAAACTGTGTGGGAGTTTTTATGAGACGAGTGTTCGTTACTAAGATGAAGATCAGACCTGGGCCGAATGAGACGTTTCCATCTATGCTGGTGCCTAGAGTGTG GGCAAACCCGAAGCGGTTCAACTTTGATAACATTGGCGACGCATTGTTGACGTTATTTGAAGTTCTTTCATTTAAGGGGTGGCTAGACGTCCGTGATGTCTTGATAAAAGCACTTGGCCCT ATGCACGCCATCTACATACACGTGTACATTTTCCTCGGGTGCATGATTGGGTTAACCCTGTTCGTCGGCGTCGTGATTGCCAACTATTCCGAAAACAAAGGCACCGCCCTGCTTACTGTGGATCAAAGGAGATG GTGTGACTTAAAAAAGAGATTGAAAATTGCCCAGCCGCTGCATTTGCCACCGCGACCGGACGGGAGGAAAGTGCGTGCCTTCGCTTACGACGTCACGCAGCATATAATTTTCAAGAGGTTCATAGCAATAGTCGTGCTTATTAACAGTGGATTGCTAGTTGTCACT TGGTCTCGCGACTCTTCGTTAACAGAGCAGCTGGCGTTAGTATCGGCGCTGCTGACGCTAGTGTTCGTGACGGAGGTGCTGCTGAAGACCGTGGCGTTCACGCCGCGCGGCTACTGGCAGAGCCGCCGCAACCGCTACGACTTGCTCGTCACCGTGGCCGGCTGCATCTGGGTGTTCATGCATTTCACGCTCAAG AATGACCTATCGTACTTCGTGGGGTTCATGGTGGTGATCCTCCGTTTCTTCACGATCACGGGCAAGCACACGACGCTCAAGATGCTGATGCTGACGGTCGGCGTGAGCGTCTGCAAGAGCTTCTTCATCATCTTCGGCATGTTCCTGCTGGTGTTCTTCTACGCGCTGGCCGGGACCATCGTCTTCGGGAACGTTAAATATGGCGAGGGGATTGGGAG ACGCGCAAATTTCAACTCACCGATCCACAGCGTAGCAATGTTGTTCCGCATAGTGACGGGCGAGGACTGGAACAAGATAATGCACGACTGCATGGTGGCGCCGCCGTACTGCACGCCCGCCGACAACTACTGGGAGACCGACTGCGGGAACTTCACTGCGTCGCTGGCTTATTTCTGCACCTTCTACGTCATCATCACGTATATCGTGCTGAATCTACTTGTGG CTATTATCATGGAGaacttttcattattttattcgaACGAAGAGGATGCTCTGTTGTCATACGCCGACATCAGGAATTTCCAGAACACCTGGAATATTGTCGACGTGCATCAAAAGGGCGTCATACCTGTTAGAAAG GTCAAGTTCATTCTGCGCCTATTGAAGGGTCGATTGGAATGCGATACGCACAAAGAACGTTTGTTATTCAAGTACATGTGTTACGAACTAGAACGACTTCATAATGGCGAAGATGTCACTTTCCATGATGTAATAAA TATGCTCTCATACCGCACGGTGGACATTCGCAAATCGTTGCAAATGGAAGAGTTACTCGCCAGAGAGGAGTTCGAGTTCCTCATAGAGGAGGAGGTTGCGAAGCAGACTATCCGCACCTGGCTCGAGGGCTGCTTGAAGAAGATACGCGCTAACAGTAGC AAACAGCAAACGAGTTTAATAGCCGGTTTAAGAAAGACTAATGAGCAGGTGGTCGATATGGCTGAAAAACTGGAGAAAGAGAAACAGGAAGCAGAAGCCCag GCCAGCGCCAACGCCGGTCGTACGGAAATCACAGAGTCCACATCTCAACCAGCTATATCGA ACATAACATCGTCCTTTGATTCGCAACCTAAGAGATCATCCACGAAGCAGCCCTTCAAAAGACCCGGCTTACCATCCATCGCGATTTTACCGAG GCCTGAAAGTCCGGAAAGCAAAAAGAGATATTTGCAACCCACTTTGAGCGATCCCCATCCGGCTCTCAATAAAAAATCTCCAC
- the LOC134790719 gene encoding sodium leak channel NALCN isoform X1 encodes MLGRKQSLKGEPVLADYGPEESLNESADIEWVNKLWVRRILRLCALTSLVSVSLNTPKSFEKYPSLQTITFAVDCCVTLFFTAEMIAKMHIRGILKGDVAYLKDHWCQFDATMVFFLWVSVLLQMFELTLIVPRYSYLSILRAPRPLIMIRFLRVFLKFSMPKSRINQIFKRSSQQIYNVTLFFLFFMSLYSLLGVQFFGELTHHCVRNTTSPNHITINSLAIPDTFCSPDPDSGYQCPKGMKCMKLNLSKYIQGFQGFEEFVTSLFTVYQASSQEGWVFIMYRAIDSLPTWRSALYFSTMIFFLAWLVKNVFIAVITETFNEIRVQFQQMWGVRNPITKGSTTQFFTGDDNCWKLVTIDENKHSGTAPEIFHKMLRSAYFRLLVMGVVLANGIITATMNFKHDGNPREFFYEKYYYIEIAFTIFLDLEALIKIWCLGWKGYFKHSVHKFELLLATGTTIHIIPQLYMSGFTYFQVLRIVRLIKASPLLEGFVYKIFGPGKKLGSLIIFTMCLLIISSSISMQLFCFLCEFTKFEAFPEAFMSMFQILTQEAWVEVMDETMVRTSQTLTPLVAIYFILYHLFVTLIVLSLFVAVILDNLELDEDIKKLKQLRYRQQSAEIKETLPFRLRIFEKFPDSPQMTKLHKVPGDFNLPKVRESFMRQFVCEELEEEATGAPLKPRAPNGDESRRAYVGADKISFPYRKRCLVKTLVVAPPSQRPSSALRRHVVASIIEDSNNHRMVLGDSAMLATGGKAGLKSQGTISSAKQLRVDQKKFGSRSIRRSVRSGSIKLKQTYEHLLENGDIGAASRVVPSSRARPPYLDIRLLQAKRQQAEMRRNQREEDLRENHPLFDTPLLIVPRESSFRKICRAIVDARYDARLRDPVTGNERKVHYKSFHNFLGLVTYLDWVMIMVTTLSCFSMMFETPTYRVMENFVLQIAEYGFVIFMSFELALKILADGLFFTPKAYLKDAAAVLDVFIYIVSLTFLCWMPRRVPPGSAAQMLMILRCVRPLRIFTLVPHMRKVVYELCRGFKEILLVSTLLILLMFVFASYGVQLYGGRLARCNDPTILERENCVGVFMRRVFVTKMKIRPGPNETFPSMLVPRVWANPKRFNFDNIGDALLTLFEVLSFKGWLDVRDVLIKALGPMHAIYIHVYIFLGCMIGLTLFVGVVIANYSENKGTALLTVDQRRWCDLKKRLKIAQPLHLPPRPDGRKVRAFAYDVTQHIIFKRFIAIVVLINSGLLVVTWSRDSSLTEQLALVSALLTLVFVTEVLLKTVAFTPRGYWQSRRNRYDLLVTVAGCIWVFMHFTLKNDLSYFVGFMVVILRFFTITGKHTTLKMLMLTVGVSVCKSFFIIFGMFLLVFFYALAGTIVFGNVKYGEGIGRRANFNSPIHSVAMLFRIVTGEDWNKIMHDCMVAPPYCTPADNYWETDCGNFTASLAYFCTFYVIITYIVLNLLVAIIMENFSLFYSNEEDALLSYADIRNFQNTWNIVDVHQKGVIPVRKVKFILRLLKGRLECDTHKERLLFKYMCYELERLHNGEDVTFHDVINMLSYRTVDIRKSLQMEELLAREEFEFLIEEEVAKQTIRTWLEGCLKKIRANSSKQQTSLIAGLRKTNEQVVDMAEKLEKEKQEAEAQQASANAGRTEITESTSQPAISNITSSFDSQPKRSSTKQPFKRPGLPSIAILPRPESPESKKRYLQPTLSDPHPALNKKSPPLVKSNTRPAQAHNSPLAARAEQPALSDVHSWWGAQLARHALQDLD; translated from the exons ATGCTAGGCAGAAAACAAAGTCTTAAAGGGGAACCAGTCCTCGCGGACTACGGTCCCGAAGAGTCCCTTAATGAAAGCGCTGACATAGAATGGGTAAATAAG cTATGGGTGAGAAGAATTTTAAGACTTTGTGCTCTAACGAGTCTAGTATCTGTATCACTGAATACTCCCAAATCATttgaaaaatatccttcacTTCAAACAATTACTTTTGCTGTAGACTGCTGTGTGACTCTATTTTTCACTGCAGAAATGATTGCCAAAATGCACATAAGAGGAATACTTAAG GGAGATGTAGCCTATTTGAAAGATCACTGGTGCCAGTTTGATGCAACAATGGTGTTTTTCTTGTGGGTATCTGTTTTACTGCAAATGTTTGAGTTGACATTGATTGTGCCAAGATACAGCTACCTCAGCATTTTGAGGGCACCCAGGCCATTAATCATGATAAGATTTCTGAGAGTATTCTTGAAATTTTCTATGCCAAAATCAAGAATTAATCAgatatttaa GAGATCAAGCCAGCAGATTTATAATGTGACATTGTTCTTCCTCTTCTTCATGTCACTGTACAGTTTGCTGGGGGTGCAATTTTTTGGAGAACTCACCCATCACTGTGTCAGAAACACAACTAGTCCTAA TCATATAACAATAAACTCTCTAGCCATTCCGGATACATTTTGTTCACCTGATCCTGATTCTGGCTACCAGTGTCCTAAAGGAATGAAGTGTATGAAACTTAACTTGTCCAAATACATCCAGGGATTCCAAGGATTTGAGGAATTTG tgACAAGTTTGTTTACGGTGTACCAGGCATCTTCTCAGGAGGGATGGGTCTTTATTATGTACCGAGCCATTGACTCGTTGCCAACATGGAGGTCTGCTCTTTATTTTAG CACCATGATCTTCTTCTTAGCCTGGTTAGTGAAGAACGTCTTCATAGCCGTGATTACTGAAACTTTCAACGAGATACGAGTTCAGTTCCAGCAAATGTGGGGGGTGAGGAACCCGATAACGAAGGGAAGCACCACACAGTTCTTCACTGGGGATGATAACTGCTGGAAACTGGTCACTATTGATGAAAATAAACATTCAG GCACGGCTCCAGAAATTTTTCACAAAATGTTAAGATCAGCGTATTTTCGACTGCTAGTTATGGGCGTGGTGCTAGCTAATGGCATTATAACGGCTACTATGAATTTCAAACACGATGGCAATCCAAGAGAATTTTTCTATGAGAAATACTACTATATTGAG ATTGCGTTTACTATATTCTTGGATTTAgaggcactgattaaaatatgGTGCCTGGGTTGGAAAGGCTACTTTAAACATTCTGTCCACAAATTTGAACTTCTATTGGCTACAGGAACGACAATTCACATAATACCCCAGCTCTACATGTCAGGCTTTACGTACTTTCAG GTTCTACGAATTGTAAGATTAATTAAAGCGTCGCCGTTATTGGAAGGATTTGTCTACAAGATATTTGGACCTGGAAAAAAATTAGGAAGTCTCATAATTTTCACAATGTGTTTGCTAATTATTAGTTCTTCAATCTCAATGCAGTTATTCTGTTTCTTGTGCGAATTTACAAAGTTTGAGGCTTTTCCCGAG GCTTTTATGTCTATGTTCCAAATATTGACCCAAGAAGCGTGGGTAGAAGTAATGGATGAAACCATGGTTCGGACAAGTCAGACATTGACTCCTTTGGTGGCTATTTACTTCATTTTATACCATCTTTTTGTCACATTG ATCGTGCTTTCGCTTTTCGTAGCAGTAATCTTGGACAACTTGGAGTTAGACGAGGATATAAAGAAATTGAAACAGCTGAGATATCGTCAACAGAGTGCAGAGATAAAAGAGACCTTGCCATTTCGTCTAAGAATCTTTGAGAAATTTCCTGACAGCCCGCAAATGACAAAGCTGCATAAAGTACCTGGAGACTTCAATTTGCCaaag GTTCGCGAGTCGTTTATGCGCCAGTTCGTATGCGAAGAGCTCGAGGAAGAAGCCACGGGAGCGCCGCTGAAGCCACGTGCGCCGAACGGCGACGAGTCGCGCCGCGCGTACGTCGGCGCCGACAAGATCTCCTTCCCGTACCGCAAGCGATGTCTGGTTAAGACGCTTGTGGTAGCTCCTCCTTCGCAGCGACCCAGCTCGGCTCTGAGGCGGCATGTTGTCGCTTCTATTATAGA AGATTCGAACAATCATCGCATGGTTCTAGGAGATTCCGCTATGTTGGCGACGGGAGGCAAAGCGGGACTAAAGTCACAAGGAACCATTTCTAGTGCGAAACAGTTGCGGGTGGATCAAAAGAA GTTTGGGTCGCGATCCATAAGGCGGTCTGTGCGCAGTGGCTCCATCAAGCTAAAGCAGACGTACGAGCACTTGCTCGAGAACGGTGACATAGGCGCCGCGTCCCGCGTCGTGCCCTCATCGCGCGCGCGCCCTCCATACCTCGACATTCGTCTGCTGCAGGCCAAGCGACAGCAGGCAGAGATGAGAAG GAATCAGCGAGAAGAAGATCTCCGCGAAAACCATCCCTTGTTTGACACGCCGCTGTTAATAGTGCCGAGAGAGTCGAGCTTCAGAAAAATCTGCCGAGCCATTGTGGACGCGCGGTACGATGCTCGCTTGCGAGATCCCGTCACTGGGAATGAGAGGAAGGTGCACTACAAGAGTTTTCA TAATTTCCTGGGATTAGTGACTTATCTGGACTGGGTAATGATCATGGTCACTACTCTGTCATGCTTTTCTATGATGTTTGAGACACCCACCTACAGGGTTATGGAAAATTTCGTTCTACAG attgCAGAATACGGATTTGTAATATTCATGAGTTTCGAGTTGGCACTAAAAATCTTAGCCGACGGTTTATTCTTTACTCCGAAAGCGTATCTCAAAGACGCGGCAGCAGTTCTGGATGTTTTCATTTACATT GTATCGCTGACGTTCCTGTGCTGGATGCCGCGTCGCGTGCCGCCGGGTTCGGCGGCCCAGATGCTGATGATCCTGCGCTGCGTGCGTCCCCTCCGTATCTTCACGCTCGTGCCACACATGCGCAAAGTTGTCTACGAGCTGTGTCGCGGCTTCAAGGAGATTCTCCTG GTATCAACGCTTCTTATACTACTGATGTTTGTGTTTGCTAGTTACGGCGTTCAACTATACGGAGGAAG GTTGGCGCGATGCAACGACCCCACGATTTTAGAACGAGAAAACTGTGTGGGAGTTTTTATGAGACGAGTGTTCGTTACTAAGATGAAGATCAGACCTGGGCCGAATGAGACGTTTCCATCTATGCTGGTGCCTAGAGTGTG GGCAAACCCGAAGCGGTTCAACTTTGATAACATTGGCGACGCATTGTTGACGTTATTTGAAGTTCTTTCATTTAAGGGGTGGCTAGACGTCCGTGATGTCTTGATAAAAGCACTTGGCCCT ATGCACGCCATCTACATACACGTGTACATTTTCCTCGGGTGCATGATTGGGTTAACCCTGTTCGTCGGCGTCGTGATTGCCAACTATTCCGAAAACAAAGGCACCGCCCTGCTTACTGTGGATCAAAGGAGATG GTGTGACTTAAAAAAGAGATTGAAAATTGCCCAGCCGCTGCATTTGCCACCGCGACCGGACGGGAGGAAAGTGCGTGCCTTCGCTTACGACGTCACGCAGCATATAATTTTCAAGAGGTTCATAGCAATAGTCGTGCTTATTAACAGTGGATTGCTAGTTGTCACT TGGTCTCGCGACTCTTCGTTAACAGAGCAGCTGGCGTTAGTATCGGCGCTGCTGACGCTAGTGTTCGTGACGGAGGTGCTGCTGAAGACCGTGGCGTTCACGCCGCGCGGCTACTGGCAGAGCCGCCGCAACCGCTACGACTTGCTCGTCACCGTGGCCGGCTGCATCTGGGTGTTCATGCATTTCACGCTCAAG AATGACCTATCGTACTTCGTGGGGTTCATGGTGGTGATCCTCCGTTTCTTCACGATCACGGGCAAGCACACGACGCTCAAGATGCTGATGCTGACGGTCGGCGTGAGCGTCTGCAAGAGCTTCTTCATCATCTTCGGCATGTTCCTGCTGGTGTTCTTCTACGCGCTGGCCGGGACCATCGTCTTCGGGAACGTTAAATATGGCGAGGGGATTGGGAG ACGCGCAAATTTCAACTCACCGATCCACAGCGTAGCAATGTTGTTCCGCATAGTGACGGGCGAGGACTGGAACAAGATAATGCACGACTGCATGGTGGCGCCGCCGTACTGCACGCCCGCCGACAACTACTGGGAGACCGACTGCGGGAACTTCACTGCGTCGCTGGCTTATTTCTGCACCTTCTACGTCATCATCACGTATATCGTGCTGAATCTACTTGTGG CTATTATCATGGAGaacttttcattattttattcgaACGAAGAGGATGCTCTGTTGTCATACGCCGACATCAGGAATTTCCAGAACACCTGGAATATTGTCGACGTGCATCAAAAGGGCGTCATACCTGTTAGAAAG GTCAAGTTCATTCTGCGCCTATTGAAGGGTCGATTGGAATGCGATACGCACAAAGAACGTTTGTTATTCAAGTACATGTGTTACGAACTAGAACGACTTCATAATGGCGAAGATGTCACTTTCCATGATGTAATAAA TATGCTCTCATACCGCACGGTGGACATTCGCAAATCGTTGCAAATGGAAGAGTTACTCGCCAGAGAGGAGTTCGAGTTCCTCATAGAGGAGGAGGTTGCGAAGCAGACTATCCGCACCTGGCTCGAGGGCTGCTTGAAGAAGATACGCGCTAACAGTAGC AAACAGCAAACGAGTTTAATAGCCGGTTTAAGAAAGACTAATGAGCAGGTGGTCGATATGGCTGAAAAACTGGAGAAAGAGAAACAGGAAGCAGAAGCCCag CAGGCCAGCGCCAACGCCGGTCGTACGGAAATCACAGAGTCCACATCTCAACCAGCTATATCGA ACATAACATCGTCCTTTGATTCGCAACCTAAGAGATCATCCACGAAGCAGCCCTTCAAAAGACCCGGCTTACCATCCATCGCGATTTTACCGAG GCCTGAAAGTCCGGAAAGCAAAAAGAGATATTTGCAACCCACTTTGAGCGATCCCCATCCGGCTCTCAATAAAAAATCTCCAC